A window of Thermodesulfobacteriota bacterium contains these coding sequences:
- a CDS encoding CpsB/CapC family capsule biosynthesis tyrosine phosphatase has protein sequence MYQNMIDIHCHFLPNVDDGPTSWEESLEMATLASEDGIRIAVTTPHWIQRTRWEPSPDEIKRKVGELNKKLEENEIPLTIIPGMEVGISENLPELVSSGGILTLGESQYLLIEVPYVSLPYGIEEIIFNLRVIGIYPILAHPERNQELQKNPKRILELVKAGAFVQVTAGSFCGHFGEEAKQCVMQFAKFGVLHAVASDAHSAKKRVPNLSDGLKVVEECIGREEVQKVLTNMYRFIGMESDT, from the coding sequence ATGTATCAAAATATGATAGACATCCACTGCCACTTTCTTCCAAATGTAGATGACGGACCCACCTCATGGGAAGAGAGCTTGGAAATGGCAACACTAGCTTCTGAAGATGGGATTCGAATAGCAGTTACAACCCCTCACTGGATTCAAAGAACCAGATGGGAGCCAAGCCCCGATGAGATCAAAAGGAAGGTTGGGGAATTGAATAAAAAGCTGGAAGAGAACGAAATACCTCTTACGATCATTCCTGGTATGGAGGTCGGGATCTCAGAGAATTTACCCGAGCTCGTTTCATCAGGTGGGATTTTGACTCTTGGAGAAAGCCAATATCTCCTGATTGAAGTCCCTTACGTTTCTCTTCCTTATGGAATCGAAGAGATTATTTTCAACCTCAGAGTTATAGGGATCTACCCTATCCTTGCCCATCCGGAGAGAAACCAGGAGCTTCAAAAGAACCCGAAAAGGATCTTAGAGCTGGTTAAGGCGGGAGCCTTTGTCCAGGTGACGGCGGGTAGTTTTTGTGGACACTTTGGAGAAGAAGCCAAGCAATGTGTTATGCAGTTTGCAAAGTTCGGCGTACTCCATGCAGTGGCATCCGACGCTCATTCCGCTAAGAAACGGGTCCCAAATTTATCGGATGGTCTAAAGGTAGTGGAAGAATGTATTGGAAGGGAGGAAGTCCAAAAGGTGCTTACGAATATGTATCGTTTTATTGGAATGGAATCGGATACTTGA
- a CDS encoding O-antigen ligase family protein, translating into MFTKMLETLIYVFTISLLIFSPLPFGSVKPLARLILQLQAFLLFFIWLLLLLYEEKKFFLNIRSYTPLLVFLLICLFQILPLPDFILRIVSERSLDIWEKTQSVIASIGFFDGKSMFTISLYPNATWKETLLLLSYIAFGIVISRNFKSERRIIIVLIPIFAVSLFEAAYGIYQYVVSSDVATGTGIESARGTFVNRNHFAGLLEMSIPLALGYVLSISNWDDNRQETFFKKLISSDNFYRQILLLFLLGIMLLALILSKSRMGIFSALSSLIFFYLAYSSFTRNKLHLSWMLFFVLAVAIVYGILIGIYPVFERFLQTISADPARILVWKDMLGIIKDFPFFGTGLGTFSYVYPLYKKSVEEPIVYVYAHNDYLQLMVETGILGFLSIMTALSLYISSSFKDLMRLKQKMDYFRFFLLLGALTGVVSILIHSLADFNLHIPSNAMYFAFLIGFTKAVQTRA; encoded by the coding sequence ATGTTTACCAAAATGCTTGAGACATTGATCTATGTTTTTACAATTTCTCTTCTAATTTTCTCACCTCTTCCATTTGGCAGTGTAAAGCCATTGGCCAGGCTTATTCTTCAACTCCAGGCCTTCCTACTTTTTTTTATATGGCTTTTATTGCTACTATATGAGGAGAAGAAATTTTTTCTTAATATAAGGAGTTATACGCCACTGTTGGTATTTCTATTGATTTGCTTATTTCAAATCCTTCCACTTCCAGACTTTATTTTAAGGATAGTGTCAGAAAGGAGCTTAGACATCTGGGAAAAAACACAGTCGGTAATAGCCAGTATTGGATTTTTCGATGGAAAAAGTATGTTTACAATAAGCCTTTATCCTAATGCCACATGGAAAGAAACCTTACTTTTATTATCCTACATAGCGTTTGGGATTGTCATATCGAGAAACTTTAAATCCGAAAGAAGAATAATAATTGTACTTATCCCGATATTCGCAGTGTCACTTTTTGAGGCCGCTTACGGGATATACCAGTACGTGGTAAGCAGTGACGTTGCCACAGGTACTGGGATAGAATCCGCCAGAGGAACCTTCGTAAACCGTAATCACTTTGCAGGGTTGCTTGAGATGTCTATTCCTCTTGCTTTGGGTTACGTACTTTCTATAAGTAATTGGGATGATAATAGACAAGAAACCTTTTTTAAGAAGCTAATTTCATCGGATAACTTTTATAGGCAGATTTTACTACTCTTCCTACTAGGAATTATGCTTCTTGCACTGATTCTCTCGAAATCGAGGATGGGCATATTCAGTGCCCTTTCATCACTCATCTTCTTCTATCTGGCTTACTCGAGTTTTACAAGGAACAAGTTACATTTATCCTGGATGCTCTTTTTTGTTCTGGCTGTTGCCATTGTCTATGGAATTTTGATCGGGATTTATCCTGTATTTGAGAGGTTTCTACAGACTATATCAGCAGATCCCGCAAGAATATTAGTCTGGAAAGATATGTTGGGAATTATAAAGGACTTTCCTTTTTTTGGAACCGGGCTTGGAACTTTCAGTTACGTTTACCCTCTATACAAAAAATCCGTAGAAGAACCTATTGTATATGTATATGCCCATAACGATTATCTTCAGCTTATGGTTGAAACCGGCATTTTAGGTTTTTTATCTATTATGACTGCACTTTCACTCTACATATCTTCTTCTTTTAAAGATCTAATGCGACTGAAACAAAAGATGGATTATTTTAGATTTTTCCTTTTGCTTGGTGCATTAACGGGTGTTGTATCAATACTTATCCATAGCCTGGCTGACTTTAATCTCCACATACCGTCAAATGCCATGTATTTTGCTTTTCTTATTGGTTTTACAAAGGCTGTACAGACCCGAGCGTAA
- a CDS encoding CpsB/CapC family capsule biosynthesis tyrosine phosphatase, with the protein MIDIHCHLLPFVDDGPRTWNESIELARMLSEEGVEIAISTPHWIKGSKWAPESNRIEEMVSELNERLEKKNITLKVLPGMEVGITEDLLELVNNGKVLTLAGGSFLLLETPFMSIPYGIEELIYSLKCSGIDPIFAHPERCHEVQLNPQRLKEIIDLGALVQVTASSFLGYFGDEAKECATNLARSGLVHFFASDAHSPNNRPPIINKAILTLNRILGEEETSLIKEGATQIIPHDLNIT; encoded by the coding sequence ATGATTGACATCCATTGCCATCTTCTTCCATTTGTTGATGACGGACCTAGAACATGGAATGAGAGCATTGAATTAGCGCGTATGTTATCAGAGGAGGGAGTAGAAATAGCAATTAGTACTCCACATTGGATCAAAGGGAGCAAATGGGCGCCCGAATCCAACAGGATCGAGGAAATGGTATCTGAATTAAATGAAAGACTCGAGAAGAAAAATATTACTTTAAAAGTTCTTCCCGGAATGGAGGTCGGTATCACCGAAGACCTGTTAGAGCTGGTAAATAATGGAAAAGTTTTGACACTTGCCGGGGGCTCTTTTCTGTTATTAGAAACCCCGTTTATGTCTATCCCCTATGGAATTGAGGAACTTATTTACAGTTTAAAGTGTTCAGGCATAGATCCCATATTTGCACATCCTGAAAGATGTCACGAAGTCCAGCTTAACCCTCAACGTTTGAAAGAAATTATTGACCTCGGAGCATTAGTCCAAGTTACGGCTTCTAGCTTTTTAGGATACTTCGGTGATGAAGCCAAGGAATGTGCCACCAATCTCGCCAGGAGTGGACTCGTTCATTTTTTTGCATCTGATGCACATTCCCCAAACAACAGACCCCCCATTATTAATAAGGCGATATTGACGCTTAATAGGATATTAGGAGAAGAAGAGACCAGTCTTATCAAAGAGGGTGCTACTCAGATTATCCCACACGACTTAAATATCACTTGA
- a CDS encoding VanZ family protein, with the protein MGKHFRLSTILLIVYCGFLFYLSSVPGNSLPHLNFPDTGIHYFLYLGLGLVFAFFLYNLKFDLFWMKTGTATFFFMAIFGLGDEIHQMFVVGRDFSPRDLLMDVVGGISGWLLFIFLYTYLGKLREIRISELLLKNRDN; encoded by the coding sequence ATGGGTAAACATTTCCGGCTGAGTACAATCCTGTTGATTGTTTATTGTGGTTTCTTATTCTACCTATCATCAGTTCCTGGTAACTCACTACCTCATTTGAATTTTCCTGACACAGGAATACATTACTTTCTCTACCTGGGTCTTGGGCTAGTCTTTGCATTTTTTTTATATAATCTAAAGTTTGATCTTTTCTGGATGAAGACGGGAACCGCTACCTTTTTTTTCATGGCAATTTTTGGATTGGGTGACGAAATTCATCAAATGTTTGTAGTAGGTAGGGATTTTAGCCCTCGAGATTTACTTATGGATGTTGTTGGAGGAATCTCGGGTTGGTTACTATTTATATTTTTGTACACCTACTTAGGAAAACTTAGAGAAATTCGTATATCGGAGCTTTTATTGAAAAACCGGGATAATTAA